Proteins from one Thaumasiovibrio subtropicus genomic window:
- the ettA gene encoding energy-dependent translational throttle protein EttA yields the protein MAEYVYSMLRVSKIVPPKRQILKDISLSFFPGAKIGVLGLNGAGKSTLLRIMAGIDTDIDGEARPMPGIKVGYLPQEPQLDESKTVREVVEEAVSDVADALSRLDAVYAAYAEPDADFDALAKEQGELEALIQAKDGHNLDNALERAADALRLPEWDAKVEHLSGGERRRVAICRLLLEKPDMLLLDEPTNHLDAESVAWLERFLVDYNGTVVAITHDRYFLDNAAGWILELDRGEGIPWQGNYTSWLEQKDARLKQEASQEKARQKTIEKELEWVRQNPKGRQAKSKARMARFEELNNSDHQKRNETNELFIPPGERLGDKVIEVNNLTKSFGDRVLIDDLSFSMPKGAIVGIIGANGAGKSTLFKMLSGTEQPDSGTIELGDTVKLASVDQFRDSMDDTKTVYQEISEGADIIKINNFEIPARAYCSRFNFKGSDQQKIIGELSGGERNRVHLAKLLKAGGNVLLLDEPTNDLDVETLRALEEALLEFPGCAMVISHDRWFLDRIATHILDYRDEGQVNFFEGNFTEYAEWLKKTLGAQAAEPHRIKYKRIAK from the coding sequence ATGGCTGAATACGTATATTCCATGTTGCGGGTGAGCAAAATCGTGCCACCGAAGCGACAAATCCTGAAAGACATCTCCCTCTCGTTTTTCCCTGGCGCTAAGATCGGTGTTTTGGGTCTCAACGGTGCAGGTAAATCGACCCTTTTGCGCATCATGGCGGGTATCGACACTGATATCGATGGTGAAGCACGTCCAATGCCTGGCATCAAAGTCGGTTACCTACCACAGGAGCCGCAACTTGATGAAAGCAAAACGGTTCGTGAAGTGGTAGAAGAAGCGGTTTCTGATGTCGCGGACGCACTTTCTCGTTTAGACGCAGTATATGCAGCCTACGCAGAACCTGATGCTGACTTCGATGCACTAGCCAAAGAGCAAGGTGAACTTGAGGCTTTAATTCAAGCCAAAGATGGTCACAATCTGGATAACGCCCTAGAGCGTGCTGCTGATGCATTGCGCTTGCCAGAATGGGATGCCAAAGTTGAGCATCTTTCTGGTGGTGAGCGTCGTCGTGTTGCTATCTGTCGCCTGCTACTTGAAAAGCCAGATATGCTGCTACTTGATGAGCCAACCAACCACTTGGATGCAGAATCTGTCGCATGGCTTGAGCGCTTCTTAGTCGATTATAACGGTACCGTTGTGGCCATCACCCACGACCGTTACTTCCTCGACAACGCTGCAGGCTGGATTCTAGAACTTGACCGTGGTGAAGGTATTCCATGGCAAGGCAACTACACCTCATGGCTAGAGCAAAAAGATGCCCGTTTGAAGCAAGAAGCTTCACAAGAGAAAGCTCGCCAGAAGACAATCGAAAAAGAACTAGAGTGGGTACGCCAGAATCCAAAAGGTCGCCAAGCGAAATCAAAAGCCCGTATGGCACGTTTCGAAGAGCTGAATAACAGCGACCATCAGAAGCGTAATGAGACCAATGAACTCTTCATCCCGCCAGGTGAGCGTCTTGGTGACAAAGTCATCGAAGTGAACAACCTCACCAAATCGTTTGGTGATCGTGTGCTTATCGATGATCTCTCATTTAGCATGCCGAAAGGGGCTATCGTCGGTATCATCGGTGCCAACGGTGCGGGTAAATCGACCCTCTTCAAAATGCTTAGCGGTACAGAACAACCTGACTCAGGCACGATCGAGCTTGGCGATACGGTGAAACTGGCGTCGGTTGATCAGTTCCGTGACTCAATGGACGATACCAAGACGGTTTATCAAGAAATTTCTGAAGGCGCTGATATCATTAAAATCAACAACTTCGAAATTCCTGCACGCGCTTATTGCTCGCGCTTCAACTTTAAAGGCAGCGATCAACAAAAGATCATCGGTGAGCTATCCGGTGGTGAGCGTAACCGCGTGCACTTGGCGAAACTTCTTAAAGCAGGCGGCAACGTATTGCTACTCGATGAGCCAACCAATGACCTTGATGTTGAAACCTTGCGCGCACTAGAAGAAGCGCTACTTGAGTTCCCAGGTTGTGCCATGGTTATCTCGCACGACCGCTGGTTCCTAGACCGTATCGCAACACATATTCTTGATTACCGTGATGAAGGCCAAGTGAACTTCTTCGAAGGTAACTTTACCGAATATGCAGAGTGGTTGAAAAAGACTCTAGGTGCACAAGCCGCCGAACCACATCGTATCAAGTACAAGCGTATTGCGAAGTAA
- a CDS encoding tlde1 domain-containing protein — protein sequence MTWTYYQSTGNLYLDDEFVAQGYSGKGDHKNKPDSEHIVGQGPIPRGKYSIGSPRRSQRTGPYVLPLTPIGHSAHGRSAFQIHGDSISDPGTASSGCIILTRNIRTKIWDSGDHELEVKRRKSQ from the coding sequence ATGACTTGGACATACTATCAATCGACTGGCAATCTTTACTTAGATGATGAATTTGTCGCACAGGGCTATTCAGGCAAAGGCGACCATAAGAACAAACCAGACAGCGAGCACATCGTGGGTCAGGGTCCCATACCTAGAGGGAAATACAGCATTGGCTCTCCAAGACGAAGTCAAAGGACTGGCCCTTATGTATTACCTTTAACGCCAATTGGACACTCTGCGCACGGACGTAGTGCTTTTCAAATTCATGGCGACTCGATTAGTGATCCCGGCACCGCCTCTTCTGGCTGCATCATTCTTACCCGTAATATCCGCACTAAAATCTGGGACAGTGGTGATCACGAATTAGAAGTAAAAAGAAGGAAATCTCAATGA
- a CDS encoding M23 family metallopeptidase has product MSKESTADTSAPTSLFDCHPWPRTIGLVVFATVITAVAGMKFQRDHALEHYHSQEQQINMLTERNQSLTADRHTLLTASFYQQQLLRERDERLAQQDVEMNLLEERMDSVEIAMGIQDAPEAEALESRVDTAAINTAMRATMLRLIPSGQPIESFRRSSGFGKRVHPVTGEVRSHLGLDLTADIGTPIYAPADGVIEQVRRSRSGYGNMVRMQHAFGFTTVYAHLDDYTVKAGEFVNKGQLIAYSGNSGLSTGPHLHYEVRFLGRALNPKSFINWAPDNFDSLFQKEKSIAWSSMIDVIAESMTLPVQLTQGSNGTPALAVHHQIHQENDEG; this is encoded by the coding sequence ATGAGTAAAGAATCGACTGCCGACACATCGGCACCTACATCGCTGTTCGATTGTCACCCTTGGCCAAGGACGATTGGCCTGGTGGTTTTCGCGACTGTTATCACCGCTGTTGCAGGGATGAAGTTTCAACGCGATCACGCCCTCGAGCACTACCATTCGCAAGAACAACAGATCAACATGCTGACTGAACGCAATCAGTCACTGACTGCTGACCGTCACACTCTGCTGACCGCCAGCTTTTATCAACAACAACTGCTCCGCGAACGTGACGAGCGACTCGCGCAGCAAGACGTTGAAATGAATCTTCTTGAAGAACGCATGGACAGTGTTGAAATTGCCATGGGGATTCAAGACGCGCCTGAAGCTGAAGCCTTGGAAAGTCGCGTCGATACCGCCGCCATCAACACCGCGATGCGTGCAACGATGCTACGCCTGATTCCAAGTGGGCAACCTATCGAGAGTTTCCGCCGTTCATCCGGCTTCGGCAAACGTGTCCACCCGGTAACGGGGGAAGTGCGTAGCCACTTAGGGTTAGACCTTACTGCCGATATTGGCACCCCAATCTATGCGCCCGCTGATGGTGTGATTGAGCAAGTTCGCCGCAGCCGCTCTGGATACGGCAACATGGTGCGGATGCAACATGCCTTTGGCTTTACCACGGTATACGCACATCTTGATGACTACACGGTCAAAGCCGGTGAGTTTGTCAACAAAGGCCAACTCATTGCCTATTCAGGTAACTCAGGACTGTCGACTGGCCCCCATCTACATTATGAAGTGCGCTTTTTGGGACGGGCCCTTAACCCGAAATCCTTCATCAACTGGGCACCCGACAACTTTGATAGCTTGTTCCAAAAAGAGAAAAGCATTGCTTGGAGTAGCATGATTGATGTCATCGCCGAATCAATGACCTTACCGGTGCAATTGACACAAGGAAGCAACGGCACACCAGCCCTTGCAGTGCACCACCAGATACATCAAGAGAATGATGAAGGCTGA
- a CDS encoding PilZ domain-containing protein: MTEHRRFIRIVYNSPATISQQKQQWQSEIRDLSLHGLLLIRPKEWKPVHNNMYNVAFSLQDSDIVLQMETELVHYCDDYLRMQIAHIDIDSISHLKRLVELNVGNDEFLHRELEQLSDLHNH, translated from the coding sequence ATGACCGAACATCGTCGATTTATTCGCATTGTTTACAACTCGCCCGCAACCATCTCGCAACAAAAACAGCAATGGCAGAGCGAAATTCGCGACCTTTCCCTTCATGGATTGCTGCTTATTCGACCAAAAGAGTGGAAGCCAGTTCACAATAACATGTATAATGTCGCGTTTTCATTGCAAGACAGCGACATCGTATTGCAAATGGAAACCGAACTGGTGCACTACTGTGACGACTATCTTCGCATGCAAATTGCGCATATCGACATCGACAGTATTAGTCACCTCAAGCGGCTGGTTGAGCTCAATGTCGGTAATGATGAATTCTTACACCGGGAATTGGAACAACTCAGCGATTTACATAATCACTAA
- a CDS encoding PilZ domain-containing protein yields the protein MSLDEHKDIIEKLIPLYDSDDYDEMVGFLMEGATPPTRLQVKMEINRLMAPCHKLIDLRGKVNGECREYQLHGLSHWLDDVAINTYHRRIKFYGNQYREGLYEELMNTRNNFRVMHQQGVDPNEPKQKSLSAADDTLVVNALRFGNYMSRSESRLFISTPVEIQLPLKQMVNGVTSDISPSGAKFKVPSAFNYGLGQTLTARYIELGERAGVRELLTGIKYRIIGVDKSDNDSFRWLRLKGLDTSEAVAKAIEYEKNNTQKVKKNTDDLAMQAKSKGYENCYLKQTSALPVYFADDQIRHVLLTAQNHPVWEYWHDERNQPVIHHLLNKTRMRALGKPGLKQATTLIYSFQHQQADKTYFYSAAMPELSLEQRRLFWLLGAKRESWRVFRLSVFPLNDDDHQRMDDVAPNLVEEHAKLSHVALVEDLTLEESKNDYLLVSKPSINAKELNVFVHGRDTISEELTRYFDPQPQRAENRYQFSTKVTFASKKTGKISTSTLDISAHGLNIGLTKPVPLNRGDVIPLTLDELTKKAPANVLTAVQYRVVRVAPDRKSIQVVCDDPDHKAVAYLDQLLTKNHSKLTQIEENISHKELLLVLYQVLLSRLKCVPFFADKQNHRLNLRTIGLNFPLLGFHKVLSVLSQHSGGNDRQYSMAALFKGKMKPVITDPMRPIDPPKPTVNELYLKIFKLGDRITDVECKLLSEFESTEERIKFIKTAQSNGTFYALRASALPMKGALTLLTSQYLTELAQHTLHRARAIESEFSSLVGCGEVTDITEEVLTRLSLNAV from the coding sequence ATGTCACTGGACGAACATAAAGACATCATTGAAAAGTTAATCCCACTCTATGATAGTGACGATTACGACGAGATGGTCGGCTTCCTCATGGAAGGCGCAACTCCGCCTACTCGTTTACAGGTTAAAATGGAAATTAACCGCTTGATGGCCCCTTGCCATAAGCTCATTGATCTACGCGGTAAAGTGAATGGCGAATGCCGTGAGTACCAACTACACGGCTTGAGTCACTGGCTCGATGATGTCGCCATCAATACCTACCATCGCCGTATTAAATTCTATGGGAATCAGTATCGGGAAGGGCTTTATGAAGAGCTGATGAACACACGGAACAACTTCCGTGTCATGCACCAGCAAGGTGTCGATCCTAACGAGCCTAAACAAAAGTCACTCTCGGCTGCTGACGATACCCTCGTGGTCAATGCGCTTCGGTTTGGCAACTACATGTCACGCAGTGAAAGCCGCCTGTTTATTTCCACGCCTGTTGAGATTCAGTTACCCCTCAAACAGATGGTGAATGGCGTTACGTCTGACATTTCACCCAGTGGCGCAAAGTTCAAAGTCCCGTCTGCATTTAACTACGGATTAGGGCAAACCCTCACTGCACGTTATATTGAGCTAGGTGAACGCGCAGGAGTGCGCGAACTTTTAACCGGCATCAAATACCGAATAATCGGTGTGGATAAAAGCGATAACGACAGCTTCCGCTGGCTACGCTTAAAAGGGTTAGATACCAGCGAAGCAGTGGCTAAAGCCATTGAGTACGAAAAAAACAACACCCAAAAGGTGAAAAAAAATACCGATGATCTCGCTATGCAAGCGAAATCAAAAGGTTATGAGAATTGCTACCTAAAGCAAACGAGCGCCTTGCCGGTTTACTTCGCAGATGATCAAATTCGCCATGTTCTGCTGACCGCACAAAACCATCCTGTTTGGGAATACTGGCATGATGAACGCAATCAGCCTGTTATCCACCATTTATTGAATAAAACTCGGATGCGTGCGCTAGGTAAGCCCGGGCTTAAGCAAGCTACCACCTTAATCTACTCTTTCCAGCATCAACAAGCTGACAAAACATACTTCTACTCAGCAGCCATGCCAGAACTGAGCCTTGAACAGCGGCGACTTTTCTGGCTACTAGGCGCTAAGCGAGAAAGCTGGCGCGTATTTCGGTTATCGGTATTTCCTCTCAATGATGATGATCATCAGCGCATGGATGATGTTGCGCCAAATCTGGTCGAAGAACATGCAAAGCTGAGCCATGTCGCGCTAGTCGAAGACCTCACCTTAGAAGAGAGTAAAAACGATTACTTATTAGTCTCGAAGCCAAGCATCAACGCGAAAGAGCTCAACGTCTTTGTTCATGGACGAGATACAATCAGTGAAGAGCTGACCCGTTACTTTGACCCTCAACCGCAGCGGGCAGAAAATCGCTATCAGTTCAGTACCAAAGTCACTTTCGCCAGCAAGAAAACCGGTAAGATATCAACCTCAACACTCGATATCTCAGCCCATGGCCTCAACATTGGTCTTACGAAACCGGTACCGCTCAATCGTGGAGATGTCATTCCACTCACGTTGGATGAGCTCACTAAAAAAGCCCCGGCCAATGTACTGACAGCGGTGCAATACCGGGTCGTGCGTGTCGCCCCCGATAGAAAAAGCATTCAAGTCGTCTGCGACGATCCTGATCATAAGGCCGTCGCCTACCTCGACCAGTTGCTGACCAAAAATCACAGTAAACTGACGCAAATCGAAGAGAATATCAGCCATAAAGAGCTACTTCTGGTGCTCTATCAAGTACTGCTCAGTCGACTCAAATGTGTGCCATTTTTCGCAGACAAGCAAAACCACCGCTTGAACTTGAGAACCATTGGCCTCAACTTCCCCCTTTTAGGTTTCCACAAAGTCTTATCCGTATTAAGTCAACATAGCGGCGGTAACGATCGACAGTACTCCATGGCAGCACTGTTCAAAGGCAAAATGAAGCCCGTGATCACGGATCCAATGCGACCGATTGATCCCCCTAAACCCACTGTAAACGAGCTCTATTTAAAAATCTTCAAACTGGGTGATCGCATCACGGATGTCGAATGCAAGTTACTTTCAGAATTTGAGTCCACGGAAGAGCGGATCAAATTCATCAAAACAGCACAAAGTAATGGCACCTTTTACGCCCTGCGCGCCAGTGCGCTGCCCATGAAAGGGGCGCTAACACTACTCACCAGTCAATATTTAACCGAGTTGGCGCAGCATACACTGCATCGTGCACGTGCCATCGAAAGTGAGTTTAGTTCGCTGGTAGGCTGTGGTGAAGTCACAGACATTACGGAGGAAGTACTAACACGCTTGTCGCTCAACGCGGTCTAA
- a CDS encoding YtjB family periplasmic protein produces MSNYRKRLLRVWQVTVILLTLGGLAIMLKYSAHLSVQNNQAINEQTELLSRVVIRQAADTAAPSIAESDQQALESLITQLSREPLLLDATIYDAEGITIARTKNAMPLSQTLGLNTPLSVASLGRRQLVEPILFEGNMVGFIRITLEKGRVNAAANNQVDAHINIIRGLILAAMALGALLVFTFARRKSDQPLFLLPHQRN; encoded by the coding sequence ATGAGTAATTATAGAAAGCGCTTACTTCGCGTATGGCAGGTGACAGTTATCTTACTGACCCTTGGTGGCTTAGCCATTATGCTCAAGTATTCTGCTCACCTCAGTGTGCAGAATAATCAGGCCATTAACGAGCAAACAGAGCTTTTATCGCGCGTGGTGATTCGTCAAGCAGCGGATACCGCAGCCCCATCCATTGCAGAAAGTGATCAACAAGCGCTCGAGAGTCTCATCACTCAGTTGAGCCGCGAACCACTGCTGCTTGATGCCACCATCTATGACGCAGAAGGCATTACCATTGCGCGCACCAAGAACGCAATGCCTTTAAGCCAAACACTCGGCTTGAACACGCCTCTGTCGGTCGCCAGTTTAGGGCGGCGCCAGTTAGTGGAGCCGATTTTGTTTGAAGGGAACATGGTCGGATTTATCCGCATTACACTTGAGAAAGGCCGTGTCAACGCGGCGGCAAATAACCAAGTCGATGCCCATATCAACATTATTCGTGGCCTCATTTTGGCCGCTATGGCCCTCGGCGCCTTGTTGGTCTTTACCTTCGCCAGACGTAAAAGCGATCAACCACTCTTTCTGCTGCCACATCAACGCAATTAA
- the sltY gene encoding murein transglycosylase: protein MRNRVGWAVIAAALMAMPTQATDTAASTDSEHVAQATPLAMAKKRDDYTAAKEALDAGNVVKFGMLSAQLHNYPLWPYLDYRMFRRDLSSRSIDEVNHFLAKYPDLPFINSVKDGYLRQLAAKGDWQGFLALQPDEPRTEVYRCYYYQALAGTGQKSLAWQGAKKIWLNGNSIDERCDPLLKQWRATGGLTGDLILERMVLVYKTGAIGRLKYLQKQLPATHAAQGREIVALFNQPAGVAAFSKRSTVIPHNQALVEAAFARLARADVNKAIAQVEKAAEGQHFDEARTQAMRDVVIRRLFSSSKPHLIAWRDAALMTTQDTALLERRIRLAIREADRSGALKWVQQLPDEERQSKRWTFWHGKLLHDQGDAQGEVLLRSLLEHRHYYSVAAATLLGEPVSFPVAEVQTLDVVLPEHSATFLRIDELKALGLEDSARSEWRHLMSREDKPGRLKLAQEATKRGWHAEAVQATISGKHWEHIRLRFPLAYQQQFAHMAAETGTPMVTLMSIARQESAFNPDVTSSAGARGLMQLMPATAKATAREHKVPYSGVNSLFTPEVNIKLGSEYLTGLLDDMDKNRILAFASYNAGPHRVSRWLARSNGELDVFEFIEAIPFNETRGYVQNVLMFEIYYRQLLDKPVYLLTRNEMERQY, encoded by the coding sequence GTGCGAAATAGAGTAGGATGGGCCGTGATTGCAGCGGCCTTGATGGCGATGCCGACTCAGGCAACAGACACAGCAGCTTCGACAGATTCAGAACACGTCGCGCAGGCAACGCCGCTTGCTATGGCGAAAAAGCGTGACGATTACACGGCCGCTAAGGAAGCATTGGATGCGGGGAACGTGGTCAAATTTGGTATGTTGAGTGCGCAGCTTCACAATTATCCTTTGTGGCCATACCTTGATTACCGCATGTTCCGTCGCGACTTGTCATCACGCTCGATCGATGAGGTCAATCATTTCTTAGCCAAGTACCCAGATTTACCCTTCATTAATTCTGTCAAAGATGGCTATTTACGTCAGCTTGCCGCTAAAGGTGATTGGCAGGGGTTTCTTGCGCTCCAGCCGGATGAGCCTCGCACAGAAGTCTACCGCTGTTATTATTATCAAGCCCTGGCTGGGACAGGACAAAAATCCTTGGCTTGGCAAGGTGCGAAAAAAATTTGGCTAAACGGCAACAGCATTGACGAGCGATGTGACCCGTTGCTTAAGCAGTGGCGAGCCACTGGTGGGCTAACGGGAGACCTCATTTTAGAGCGTATGGTCCTCGTTTATAAAACGGGAGCAATTGGCCGTTTGAAGTATTTGCAAAAACAGCTTCCAGCGACCCATGCAGCGCAAGGCCGTGAAATTGTCGCTTTGTTTAATCAACCTGCTGGTGTAGCAGCGTTTTCCAAACGTAGTACCGTGATCCCGCACAATCAAGCTTTAGTCGAAGCAGCATTTGCTCGTCTCGCGCGAGCGGATGTCAACAAAGCTATCGCACAAGTTGAGAAGGCGGCGGAAGGTCAACATTTTGATGAAGCGCGTACCCAAGCGATGCGGGATGTCGTCATTCGACGTTTGTTTAGCTCCAGTAAACCACACCTAATTGCATGGCGTGATGCGGCATTAATGACAACCCAAGATACGGCGTTGCTTGAACGTCGTATTCGTTTGGCTATCCGTGAAGCCGATCGAAGTGGCGCGTTGAAATGGGTTCAGCAACTGCCAGACGAAGAGCGACAAAGTAAACGTTGGACATTTTGGCATGGTAAGTTGCTTCATGATCAAGGGGATGCGCAAGGCGAAGTTCTGTTGCGTTCTTTGCTTGAGCATCGTCACTACTATAGTGTTGCCGCGGCCACGTTACTCGGTGAGCCCGTGAGTTTTCCTGTTGCGGAGGTGCAAACGCTGGATGTCGTTTTACCTGAACACAGTGCGACTTTCCTGCGTATTGATGAGCTGAAAGCACTTGGCCTAGAAGACAGTGCGCGCAGCGAATGGCGCCATCTCATGTCTCGCGAAGACAAACCGGGGCGCCTAAAATTGGCACAAGAGGCAACCAAACGAGGTTGGCATGCGGAGGCAGTGCAGGCGACCATTTCGGGTAAGCATTGGGAACACATTCGGTTACGTTTCCCTCTCGCCTATCAACAGCAGTTCGCTCATATGGCCGCTGAGACGGGAACGCCGATGGTGACCTTGATGTCGATTGCGCGACAAGAGAGCGCTTTCAACCCAGATGTCACGTCTAGCGCAGGTGCACGTGGTTTGATGCAGCTTATGCCAGCCACGGCCAAAGCGACGGCTCGTGAACACAAAGTGCCTTATAGCGGTGTGAATAGCCTGTTTACGCCGGAAGTGAATATCAAACTCGGCAGCGAGTATTTAACCGGATTGCTGGATGATATGGATAAAAACCGTATTCTTGCATTTGCCTCTTACAATGCGGGTCCTCATCGTGTTTCACGTTGGCTTGCACGCAGCAATGGTGAGCTCGATGTGTTCGAGTTTATTGAGGCAATTCCTTTCAACGAAACGCGCGGCTACGTGCAGAATGTGTTGATGTTTGAAATTTACTATCGTCAACTGCTCGATAAGCCCGTCTATTTGCTCACTCGGAACGAGATGGAGCGTCAATACTGA
- the serB gene encoding phosphoserine phosphatase: MNGFSPLPIKKHTGLMSRFPTQRGAKKLNLTQANWLLFGPFLLPAQLEDIEAYTGETPVVLNSWQVGDYEVLLIEGELTEQIKTIVDALGLDYASLDELPDLSEPGLVLFDMDSTAIQIECIDEIAALAGVGEQVAEVTERAMQGELDFEESLRQRVKTLAGADAAILDKVKDNLPLMPGMARLTATLQACGWHVAIASGGFTYFSDHLKEMLNLTAAFSNQLEIKDGKLTGEVLGEVVDAQRKADILTELADQFDIPRYNTVAVGDGANDLVMMAAAGTGIAFHAKPKVVAQAQKAVRHADLTGVMCMLSASLLPQRLSWKRYR; the protein is encoded by the coding sequence ATGAATGGATTCTCTCCACTGCCAATAAAGAAGCATACGGGCTTGATGTCTCGCTTCCCAACTCAGCGCGGAGCCAAAAAACTCAACCTAACGCAAGCCAATTGGCTATTATTCGGGCCGTTTTTATTGCCAGCTCAACTAGAGGATATTGAAGCCTACACCGGAGAAACCCCAGTTGTGTTGAACAGTTGGCAAGTCGGGGATTACGAAGTATTGCTGATTGAAGGGGAACTGACTGAGCAAATCAAGACCATTGTAGATGCCTTAGGTTTAGATTATGCATCGTTAGATGAGCTACCTGATCTGTCAGAACCCGGCTTAGTGCTGTTTGATATGGACTCGACAGCGATTCAGATTGAATGTATCGATGAAATTGCGGCGCTAGCCGGGGTAGGTGAGCAAGTTGCCGAAGTCACTGAGCGAGCGATGCAAGGTGAGTTAGATTTTGAAGAGAGCCTGCGTCAACGTGTTAAAACGCTCGCAGGGGCTGATGCCGCAATCTTGGATAAGGTGAAAGACAATTTGCCGCTCATGCCGGGAATGGCACGTCTTACTGCTACCTTGCAAGCGTGTGGGTGGCATGTTGCGATTGCGTCTGGCGGCTTTACTTACTTCTCGGATCACCTCAAAGAGATGCTCAACTTAACCGCAGCCTTTTCTAATCAACTTGAAATCAAAGATGGCAAGCTGACTGGTGAAGTCCTGGGTGAGGTAGTGGATGCGCAGCGTAAGGCCGACATACTCACCGAGTTGGCGGATCAGTTTGATATTCCTCGTTACAACACCGTCGCGGTAGGGGATGGTGCAAACGACTTAGTGATGATGGCTGCCGCGGGGACGGGGATTGCTTTTCATGCCAAACCGAAAGTGGTGGCGCAAGCGCAAAAGGCGGTTCGCCATGCGGATCTCACTGGGGTGATGTGCATGCTATCCGCTTCTTTGCTGCCACAGCGCTTGAGTTGGAAGCGGTATCGGTAA
- the radA gene encoding DNA repair protein RadA gives MAKTKRAYVCNDCGADYPRWQGQCTACGSWNTITEVRLAASPTVARNEKYAGYAGQAEGKVQVLSEIDLQEVPRFSSGFKELDRVLGGGVVPGGAILIGGNPGAGKSTLLLQTMCWLAEQMPTLYVTGEESLQQVAMRASRLGLPKDKLKMLSETSVENICTVAKQEQPKIMVIDSIQVMHVNDVQSAPGSVAQVRESASALTRFAKQNNVAIFMVGHVTKDGTLAGPKVLEHCIDCSILLDGGSDTRFRTLRSHKNRFGAVNELGVFAMTEKGMREVSNPSAIFLTRGEEQTSGSSVMVVWEGTRPLLVEIQALVDYSQMANPRRVAVGLEQNRLAILLAVLHKHGGLQMADQDVFVNVVGGVKVTETSADLALIMALISSFRDRSLPQDLVVFGEVGLAGEIRPVPSGQDRLNEAFKHGFKTAIVPAANMPKGGIEGMKIYPVTKLDQAVEVFNEM, from the coding sequence ATGGCAAAAACAAAACGCGCTTATGTCTGTAATGACTGTGGCGCAGATTACCCTCGGTGGCAGGGGCAATGTACCGCGTGTGGCAGTTGGAACACCATTACTGAAGTTCGATTAGCCGCTTCCCCGACTGTGGCGCGCAACGAAAAATATGCGGGTTATGCTGGACAGGCTGAAGGCAAGGTGCAAGTCCTGTCTGAGATTGATCTGCAGGAAGTCCCTCGATTTAGCTCAGGGTTCAAAGAGCTAGATCGCGTACTCGGTGGCGGTGTTGTGCCGGGGGGCGCTATCTTAATTGGTGGTAATCCCGGGGCAGGTAAGAGTACCTTACTGCTGCAAACCATGTGTTGGTTGGCCGAGCAGATGCCTACGCTCTATGTCACTGGTGAGGAGTCTCTGCAACAAGTCGCGATGCGAGCTTCACGACTCGGGTTACCGAAAGATAAGCTAAAGATGTTGTCCGAAACCAGTGTAGAGAACATCTGTACTGTGGCTAAGCAAGAGCAGCCGAAAATCATGGTCATCGACTCGATTCAGGTGATGCATGTTAACGATGTTCAGTCCGCACCGGGCAGTGTTGCGCAGGTGCGAGAATCCGCCTCGGCGCTAACGCGTTTTGCGAAGCAGAACAATGTCGCCATCTTTATGGTGGGCCATGTCACCAAAGATGGCACCCTCGCGGGACCAAAAGTACTAGAGCACTGTATTGACTGTTCCATTCTTCTTGATGGCGGCAGTGATACTCGATTTCGCACCCTTCGTAGCCACAAGAACCGCTTTGGCGCGGTGAATGAACTTGGCGTTTTTGCGATGACGGAAAAAGGGATGCGCGAAGTGAGTAACCCTTCGGCCATTTTCCTAACGCGTGGTGAAGAACAAACATCGGGCAGTTCAGTGATGGTGGTATGGGAAGGCACCCGTCCGTTACTTGTTGAGATTCAAGCGCTGGTGGATTACTCGCAGATGGCGAATCCGCGCCGTGTTGCGGTGGGATTGGAGCAAAACCGTCTTGCCATTTTGCTGGCAGTACTGCACAAGCACGGCGGCTTACAAATGGCCGATCAAGATGTGTTTGTTAACGTGGTTGGTGGGGTGAAAGTGACCGAAACCAGTGCCGATCTTGCGTTGATCATGGCGTTGATTTCAAGCTTCCGCGATAGATCACTACCGCAAGACTTAGTGGTTTTCGGTGAAGTTGGTTTGGCGGGTGAAATTCGACCTGTCCCAAGCGGCCAAGATCGCTTAAATGAAGCCTTCAAGCATGGCTTTAAAACAGCGATTGTGCCAGCAGCCAATATGCCTAAAGGGGGCATTGAAGGGATGAAGATTTATCCCGTGACTAAGCTTGATCAAGCCGTGGAAGTCTTCAACGAAATGTAG